The following coding sequences are from one Eucalyptus grandis isolate ANBG69807.140 chromosome 11, ASM1654582v1, whole genome shotgun sequence window:
- the LOC104427182 gene encoding zinc finger CCCH domain-containing protein 13 isoform X2 produces MFRITSKIKKFVKAHQRYSRSQDELKRSELQLHNLGDQLGMDAIGVGNNEEDSSVNIVSDGEPTGNYVASPKSRLKYSQGKAYPQVNDDKDEEGNGQKNGPKQADEGKSKREKAVSSSISSAEKVLPKGPLIGMTLPPTGNEVAVSKGFPSSIQSLPSVTRILFLSISIIVRTWT; encoded by the exons ATGTTCAGGATCACATCAAAGATCAAGAAATTCGTCAAAGCGCATCAGCGATATTCACGATCACAAGATGAACTGAAAAG ATCAGAACTCCAACTCCACAATCTGGGAGATCAGCTTGGCATGGATGCTATTGGTGTTGGAAACAATGAAGAGGACTCGAGTGTCAACATCGTCAGTGATGGAGAGCCTACTGGGAATTATGTTGCTAGCCCAAAGA GTAGATTAAAGTATTCACAGGGGAAAGCATATCCTCAAGTGAATGATGACAAAGATGAAGAGGGGAATGGACAAAAGAATGGTCCTAAGCAAGCTGATGAAGGCaagagtaagagagagaaagctgtATCTTCTAGCATTTCTTCAGCAGAGAAG GTTCTGCCTAAAGGACCTTTGATTGGGATGACACTACCACCAACAG GAAATGAGGTGGCTGTATCAAAAGGCTTTCCTTCATCAATACAGTCATTGCCCAGTGTTACAAGAATTCTTTTTCTCAG TATAAGCATAATAGTGAGAACGTGGACTTGA
- the LOC104427182 gene encoding zinc finger CCCH domain-containing protein 13 isoform X1 has protein sequence MFRITSKIKKFVKAHQRYSRSQDELKRSELQLHNLGDQLGMDAIGVGNNEEDSSVNIVSDGEPTGNYVASPKSRLKYSQGKAYPQVNDDKDEEGNGQKNGPKQADEGKSKREKAVSSSISSAEKVLPKGPLIGMTLPPTGMAAHAIDELADIEEENIELTELASAGNEVAVSKGFPSSIQSLPSVTRILFLSISIIVRTWT, from the exons ATGTTCAGGATCACATCAAAGATCAAGAAATTCGTCAAAGCGCATCAGCGATATTCACGATCACAAGATGAACTGAAAAG ATCAGAACTCCAACTCCACAATCTGGGAGATCAGCTTGGCATGGATGCTATTGGTGTTGGAAACAATGAAGAGGACTCGAGTGTCAACATCGTCAGTGATGGAGAGCCTACTGGGAATTATGTTGCTAGCCCAAAGA GTAGATTAAAGTATTCACAGGGGAAAGCATATCCTCAAGTGAATGATGACAAAGATGAAGAGGGGAATGGACAAAAGAATGGTCCTAAGCAAGCTGATGAAGGCaagagtaagagagagaaagctgtATCTTCTAGCATTTCTTCAGCAGAGAAG GTTCTGCCTAAAGGACCTTTGATTGGGATGACACTACCACCAACAGGCATGGCTGCTCATGCTATTGATGAACTTGCTGATATTGAAGAAGAGAACATTGAATTAACTGAGCTTGCTTCAGCAGGAAATGAGGTGGCTGTATCAAAAGGCTTTCCTTCATCAATACAGTCATTGCCCAGTGTTACAAGAATTCTTTTTCTCAG TATAAGCATAATAGTGAGAACGTGGACTTGA